The Candidatus Bathyarchaeota archaeon A05DMB-5 genome includes a window with the following:
- a CDS encoding TldD/PmbA family protein, with translation MEIAELAVKKALELGATEVEVYAQKTKNVRVEFDEIIQSLKTTESLGIGLQVALGRKIATCATSVLDEKEISEIVARTVKIAKVAPEDPHWKHMNKKFGKAPAQEYYDKTLESLEHEEIIEKLIPAIDLMKNYDKRVKPTRGILNVSTSNVYIINNYNESSERRESNIEVWMRTKAKEASMESTGNEHQETRFWKETKFEELAEKAAEKAVKFLKAKPIKSGQMAVVFRNQIFANIFGWILNGPITAEWVQKGRSPLANKIGTQIASEDLSIVDDGLMPKGWRTKPFDDEGHPTQRTSIIERGVLKNYIYDNYTAIKDNVESTGNAFRNFYWVNLQPAPSNLILKAGKATIEEIIKDTRKGVFVEETIGEWLSNPVSGNLNATISHGYLIENGELAQPIKGAVISGNFYDLLKDGIEIVGNDLRNSAHCYSPTVKLTKLTLAGQE, from the coding sequence ATGGAAATAGCTGAATTGGCTGTTAAAAAAGCATTAGAATTAGGCGCAACTGAAGTAGAGGTTTATGCGCAGAAAACAAAAAATGTCCGTGTAGAGTTTGACGAGATAATCCAGAGTTTGAAGACAACTGAATCTTTAGGAATAGGCTTGCAAGTTGCGTTAGGCAGAAAAATCGCAACTTGTGCAACCTCAGTTTTGGACGAGAAAGAAATCAGCGAAATAGTAGCGAGAACAGTTAAAATTGCTAAGGTAGCACCCGAAGACCCACACTGGAAGCACATGAACAAAAAATTTGGAAAAGCACCAGCACAAGAATATTACGACAAAACCTTAGAAAGTTTAGAACACGAGGAAATCATTGAAAAGCTGATCCCTGCAATTGATTTGATGAAAAATTATGATAAAAGAGTCAAGCCCACACGTGGAATTTTGAACGTTTCAACCTCAAATGTTTATATCATAAACAACTACAACGAAAGTTCGGAAAGAAGAGAATCCAACATAGAAGTTTGGATGCGAACGAAAGCTAAAGAAGCCAGCATGGAGAGCACGGGGAATGAGCATCAAGAAACGCGGTTCTGGAAAGAGACAAAATTTGAGGAGTTGGCTGAAAAAGCTGCAGAGAAAGCCGTGAAATTCCTTAAAGCCAAGCCTATCAAGAGCGGTCAAATGGCGGTGGTCTTCAGAAACCAGATTTTCGCGAACATTTTCGGGTGGATTCTGAACGGTCCAATAACTGCAGAGTGGGTTCAGAAGGGCAGGTCACCGCTTGCAAACAAGATTGGAACTCAAATAGCCTCGGAAGACCTCAGCATAGTTGATGATGGATTAATGCCTAAGGGTTGGCGAACAAAACCATTCGATGACGAAGGACATCCAACGCAGAGAACATCAATCATAGAAAGGGGCGTTCTCAAAAACTACATTTACGATAATTACACGGCCATCAAAGATAACGTGGAATCAACTGGAAACGCCTTCAGAAACTTCTACTGGGTAAACCTGCAGCCAGCGCCCAGTAACTTAATCTTAAAAGCGGGAAAGGCAACAATTGAAGAGATTATTAAGGATACAAGGAAAGGAGTTTTTGTGGAAGAAACTATTGGCGAGTGGCTTTCGAATCCCGTGAGTGGCAATTTAAACGCTACCATAAGTCATGGATACCTCATTGAAAACGGCGAGCTTGCACAGCCAATTAAAGGTGCAGTTATTTCTGGAAACTTCTATGACCTTCTCAAGGATGGAATAGAAATAGTAGGCAATGATTTGAGAAACAGCGCACACTGTTACTCACCAACTGTGAAGCTTACCAAATTGACGCTTGCCGGACAAGAATAG
- a CDS encoding TldD/PmbA family protein: protein MKAKKEQIQEPELEKILDKAAKLGASYADARYQNYEYELITVENKTLKTYSSRRLSGVGIRVAIKGTVGYASTSDLNPKSLEKTLENAVKAAKSVGGERKPFRKSKIEEANVKLPIKVNPFDVSPEEKVSLALDANKSAWISDEIKSGMTLLGCSRDARLFMSSEGAKVNVETALVGLFHESVAKVSGVMERVPYSESMCVGFEFIKSKNWNSFTVDISKLAIEAAKSKTPPPGTYPVVVDPRVFGILLHEAFGHASEGDLVSTGESVLQNKIGAKLASDAVTIIDEGTVEGGYFYPFDDEGTKKKKTVIVENGVLKSYILDRESASQLGLESTGNGRAQDFENLPIVRQTNYYMQPKDYAFEELIEDVDFGVYVGGRGTTGGEVEVGMGTFTFGVGPSKIIKNGELTETVRGVVISGLILETLKTIDAVGNDLLIQTSAFGGCGKNGQRASVGFGGPHVRVRKMTVGGR from the coding sequence TTGAAAGCAAAAAAAGAACAGATACAAGAACCGGAATTGGAGAAAATTCTTGATAAAGCCGCTAAACTCGGAGCTTCTTATGCTGATGCGCGCTATCAAAACTACGAGTATGAGCTGATAACTGTTGAGAATAAAACTTTGAAAACTTATTCTTCAAGGAGACTAAGCGGTGTAGGCATAAGAGTTGCAATAAAAGGAACCGTGGGTTACGCGTCAACAAGCGACTTAAACCCGAAAAGTCTTGAGAAAACCTTAGAAAACGCTGTTAAAGCCGCCAAATCCGTGGGAGGCGAGAGGAAACCGTTTAGAAAGTCTAAGATTGAAGAGGCAAACGTGAAGCTCCCAATAAAGGTTAATCCTTTTGATGTTTCGCCGGAAGAGAAGGTTTCGTTAGCGTTAGACGCGAACAAGTCCGCGTGGATAAGCGATGAAATAAAGAGTGGCATGACATTGCTTGGCTGCTCCAGAGATGCCAGGCTATTCATGTCTTCAGAAGGCGCCAAAGTAAACGTTGAAACGGCGCTTGTAGGTCTTTTTCATGAGTCAGTTGCTAAAGTTAGCGGAGTCATGGAAAGAGTGCCCTACAGCGAATCCATGTGCGTAGGTTTTGAGTTCATAAAAAGCAAGAACTGGAACTCTTTTACAGTAGACATTTCTAAACTTGCAATAGAAGCAGCAAAATCAAAAACTCCGCCTCCAGGCACTTACCCGGTGGTTGTGGACCCGAGAGTTTTTGGAATACTATTGCATGAGGCGTTTGGGCACGCGTCTGAAGGAGATTTGGTTTCTACTGGCGAGTCCGTGCTTCAGAACAAAATTGGCGCCAAGTTAGCAAGCGACGCCGTAACCATAATTGACGAAGGCACGGTTGAAGGAGGATACTTTTATCCCTTTGACGATGAAGGAACAAAAAAGAAGAAAACAGTAATCGTTGAGAACGGAGTTCTGAAAAGTTATATTCTGGACAGGGAATCTGCTTCGCAACTTGGCTTGGAATCCACGGGCAACGGAAGAGCTCAAGACTTTGAAAACCTGCCCATAGTTAGACAAACAAACTATTACATGCAACCGAAAGACTACGCTTTTGAAGAGCTTATAGAAGATGTGGACTTTGGAGTGTATGTTGGTGGAAGAGGAACCACCGGTGGCGAAGTTGAAGTTGGCATGGGAACCTTCACTTTCGGCGTTGGTCCTTCCAAAATCATAAAAAACGGAGAATTAACCGAAACCGTCAGAGGCGTAGTAATCAGTGGTTTGATTCTTGAAACATTAAAAACCATAGACGCCGTTGGAAACGACTTGCTCATTCAAACGAGCGCTTTTGGCGGTTGCGGAAAAAATGGACAAAGAGCCTCTGTTGGCTTCGGAGGTCCGCACGTTAGGGTTCGCAAGATGACGGTTGGAGGAAGGTGA